From the genome of Metarhizium brunneum chromosome 4, complete sequence, one region includes:
- the vpr_2 gene encoding Minor extracellular protease vpr codes for MVCSSWFAFLALGVIGASPAWAADNGIESTKLAADDLILECESNQACQLVANAVEASGGVLHYLYESDVFHGVSFQLPKSATAEERRALVAQFKCIKASWPVEDVNLMPEDIAKDQPEDKLQVLKGGEEKRAPFGRRADDDRVETPWNHLMTHVDKLHEEGYLGTGIKIAVIDTGVDYNHPALGGCFGPGCRVVTGENFSNQGNRSDPIDCSYKGHGTIVAGILAGYNKADGFVGAAPNATIMAYRVVNCEVQGREDDMIAGWLKAKEDGAQIIVSSVGFQGENWAQRPLAVVAARIVASGVPCIVALGNNKDKGLFYALNPSTGRGVTSVNSFGRSLVALEHRGEYSVGTGSEPVDFAFEPGTGLHDWDGEWRPVHDVDADFGDKPDDELTGAEEVPDYVDEDTVLGDNCKLSPGNSSTGFARDLAGHIALIRQTPETNGCHFDDRVRNAVARGAAHILAWQDAPNYIMIRRQDAHGVRAIGITQTDDGRAMARALASGQPLTARRAGRVRIDTGVVAPMSAYGPTWDMDIKPTIGAPGHQVPVTRKGGGYDSDSGTSFAGPLVAGVFALVAEARGTFDPALLNSLVTSTAEPQSSHGRLITVAQQGGGLLRAWEAAHATTLVEPSTLPFNDTDHRPDSIGLRITNAAKTEVTYRLSHLAATTLYTLEADSIRPSEDPAGELDKLAMMDDLDEVDEAVDAAAHVEMSQSSLTLGPGQSATVDVSATDPSGLDPERLPVWSGWVSIQGSDGTNLTVPYLGLGGSLRSAAVLDPASKLSTLAGSDFILPNPPEGQTPGPAQGIAEPAAAARSEAISTSFDLVLGSPQVRVDIVPLDVCPTPALVGTRANATEPDLPQACVPDSIVTEFAGAKSIGQLPGYPRHYVKREEIQIRWDGAFAPGQYAPPGRYKIVARALSIMGDAADEAHWQTVESPVFSILYEGNVKRAPENQPAQPAQTPEEEDAPAANAGDALAADEVKPAPES; via the exons ATGGTTTGCTCGTCCTGGTTTGCTTTTCTGGCGCTCGGCGTGATAGGAGCATCGCCAGCTTGGGCCGCAGACAATGGGATAGAGTCGACAAAACTCGCTGCCGATGACTTGATCCTCGAGTGCGAGAGCAACCAGGCTTGCCAACTAGTGGCCAACGCTGTCGAGGCAAGCGGCGGCGTGTTGCACTACCTTTACGAGTCGGATGTTTTTCACGGTGTTTCGTTTCAACTACCCAAATCGGCGACGgcagaggagaggagagccTTGGTGGCACAATTCAAGTGTATCAAGGCATCGTGGCCCGTTGAGGACGTTAATCTCATGCCGGAGGACATAGCCAAGGACCAGCCAGAAGACAAACTCCAAGTCCTCAAGGGGGGTGAAGAGAAGAGGGCGCCCTTTGGCCGTCGAGCCGACGATGACCGTGTCGAGACACCTTGGAACCACCTCATGACGCACGTCGACAAGCTGCACGAGGAGGGATATCTAGGAACTGGCATCAAGATTGCTGTTATTGACACTGGT GTCGACTACAACCATCCCGCGCTGGGAGGATGCTTTGGACCAGGTTGCAGGGTTGTCACTGGAGAGAACTTTTCCAACCAAGGAAACAGAAGCGACCCCATAGACTGCAGCTACAAAGGCCACGGCACCATTGTGGCCGGCATTCTGGCGGGCTATAACAAGGCGGATGGCTTTGTGGGCGCGGCGCCAAACGCAACCATCATGGCATATCGCGTGGTCAACTGCGAGGTCCAGGGACGTGAAGACGACATGATAGCGGGCTGGCTCAAGgccaaagaagacggcgcGCAAATCATTGTCTCGTCGGTCGGCTTCCAGGGCGAAAACTGGGCGCAGAGACCGCTTGCCGTGGTGGCCGCTCGCATCGTCGCCAGCGGAGTGCCTTGcatcgtcgccctcggcaacAACAAGGACAAAGGCCTCTTTTACGCACTGAATCCCAGCACCGGCCGCGGCGTCACGTCTGTCAACTCGTTTGGCCGCTCTCTGGTAGCGCTCGAGCACCGCGGTGAGTACTCGGTCGGCACCGGGTCCGAGCCGGTCGACTTTGCCTTTGAGCCCGGCACGGGGCTGCACGACTGGGACGGGGAGTGGCGTCCGGTgcacgacgtcgacgccgactttggcgacaagCCCGACGATGAGCTCACGGGGGCCGAGGAAGTCCCCGACTACGTCGACGAGGACACGGTGCTCGGCGACAATTGCAAGCTGTCGCCGGGCAACTCGAGCACCGGCTTCGCCCGGGACCTCGCCGGCCACATCGCCCTGATCCGCCAGACGCCCGAGACCAACGGCTGCCACTTCGACGATCGCGTGCGAAACGCCGTCGCCCGCGGCGCCGCGCACATCCTCGCCTGGCAAGACGCACCCAACTACATCATGATCCGGCGCCAAGACGCACACGGAGTGAGGGCCATCGGCATTACCCAAACCGACGACGGCCGAGCCATGGCCCGTGCCCTCGCATCCGGCCAGCCGCTCACGGCCCGGAGAGCCGGCCGAGTCCGCATCGACACGGGGGTTGTTGCCCCCATGTCTGCGTACGGGCCGACCTGGGACATGGACATCAAGCCTACCATCGGCGCGCCCGGCCACCAAGTTCCGGTCACTCGGAAAGGCGGCGGCTACGACTCCGACTCGGGCACCTCCTTTGCCGGGCCTCTTGTCGCCGGTGTCTTTGCCCTCGTGGCCGAGGCCCGGGGCACTTTCGATCCCGCTCTCCTCAACAGCCTGGTCACGTCCACGGCGGAGCCTCAAAGCAGCCACGGCCGTCTGATTACCGTGGCTCAGCAGGGAGGCGGTCTTCTCAGGGCCTGGGAGGCTGCCCATGCCACCACCCTCGTCGAGCCCAGCACCCTGCCGTTCAACGATACCGATCATCGCCCCGACTCGATTGGGCTGCGCATCACCAATGCCGCCAAGACCGAGGTGACGTACCGGCTTTCTCACCTTGCTGCCACTACGCTGTACACTCTCGAGGCCGACTCCATTCGCCCCAGCGAGGATCCGGCGGGTGAGCTGGATAAGCTGGCTATGatggatgacttggatgaGGTGGATGAGGCTGTTGACGCCGCGGCCCATGTCGAGATGAGCCAGTCCTCACTCACCCTCGGCCCGGGTCAGTCGGCCACGGTGGACGTCTCAGCCACCGACCCCAGCGGCCTCGATCCCGAGCGTCTGCCCGTGTGGTCCGGCTGGGTTAGCATCCAGGGGTCCGACGGCACAAACCTGACTGTTCCCTATCTCGGGCTGGGCGGTTCTCTCCGCTCGGCCGCCGTCCTCGATCCCGCCAGCAAGTTGAGCACGCTGGCCGGCTCGGATTTCATTCTTCCCAATCCGCCCGAGGGACAAACGCCCGGGCCTGCCCAGGGAATCGCCGAGCCTGCGGCCGCCGCTCGCAGCGAGGCCATCTCCACCTCGTTTGACCTCGTTCTCGGCTCGCCCCAGGTCCGCGTCGACATTGTACCGCTCGACGTGTGCCCGACGCCTGCCCTCGTCGGCACGCGAGCAAACGCCACGGAGCCGGATCTGCCCCAGGCCTGCGTGCCCGACTCCATCGTCACCGAATTCGCCGGCGCCAAGTCCATCGGCCAACTGCCCGGCTATCCCAGGCACTACGTCAAGCGTGAGGAGATCCAAATTCGCTGGGACGGTGCCTTTGCCCCGGGGCAGTACGCGCCGCCCGGCCGGTACAAGATTGTTGCCCGCGCCCTGTCTATCATgggcgatgccgccgacgaggcccaTTGGCAGACGGTCGAGTCGCccgtcttttccattctGTACGAGGGCAATGTCAAACGTGCCCCTGAAAACCAACCCGCTCAGCCTGCCCAGACGccggaggaggaagacgctCCTGCTGCGAATGCTGGGGACGCTCTCGCCGCAGACGAAGTCAAACCTGCCCCAGAGAGCTAG